A genomic window from Cyprinus carpio isolate SPL01 chromosome A2, ASM1834038v1, whole genome shotgun sequence includes:
- the LOC109112670 gene encoding acetylcholine receptor subunit gamma-like isoform X1, with protein MELISSTKTVWLWTLLSLSFSDVICNLEGSLHRDLMVGYNKNIRPMENHGDITDVKIKMTLTNLISLNEKEETLSTCVWIEMKWHDYRLRWANRTGFEVYENITRMRLPSKAIWLPDIGLENNVDGRFEVALYTNALIDPDGSVVWLPPAIYQSSCAIKVNYFPFDWQNCSMVFRSETYNANEIKLMLSDEDNVTMEWIEIDPEAFTENGEWIIKHRPAKKVVNKRYSPDELEYQEIIFFLIIQRKPLFYIINIIVPCVLFSSLGLLVYFLPAKAGGQKCTMTIAILLGQTVFLFLIAKKVPETSQAVPLIGKYLMFVMSVTTITVMNCVVVLNVSLRTPNTHPMSNNIRKVFLNILPCLLRMTMQRWTPEQEEGDFKMFALGNGTPLRRRRRSSLGLIAKADEYMFRTARSELMFSRLKERKGLLKNTLEKIQNGLGGNTAQDLESSLASASPEVQQCVSSCKHIAESAKHQNDFQSENEEWFLVARVIDRMCFIVMALLFILGTIGIFLMGHFNQAPSQPFPGDPKRYLPEISSGDITG; from the exons ATGGAACTGATCTCTTCCACAAAAACCGTCTGGTTATGGACCCTTCTATCACTCTCATTCTCAG ATGTGATCTGTAATCTAGAAGGATCTCTGCACAGAGATCTAATGGTGGGATACAACAAGAACATACGACCTATGGAGAACCATGGTGACATCACTGATGTGAAGATCAAGATGACCCTCACCAACCTCATTTCTCTG AATGAGAAAGAAGAGACCCTAAGCACTTGCGTTTGGATTGAAATG aaATGGCACGATTATCGACTCCGCTGGGCCAACAGGACAGGGTTTGAGGTCTATGAGAACATAACACGTATGCGTCTTCCCTCTAAAGCTATCTGGCTGCCCGACATTGGCCTGGAGAACAA TGTGGATGGGCGTTTTGAGGTGGCGCTCTACACTAACGCTCTGATAGATCCTGACGGTAGCGTGGTCTGGTTGCCCCCTGCTATCTACCAAAGCTCCTGTGCCATCAAAGTCAACTACTTCCCTTTTGACTGGCAGAACTGCAGCATGGTGTTCAG GTCGGAGACGTACAATGCCAATGAAATCAAACTGATGCTGTCAGATGAGGACAACGTTACTATGGAGTGGATTGAGATTGATCCAGAAGCTTTTACTG AAAATGGGGAATGGATTATAAAGCACCGCCCTGCTAAGAAGGTTGTGAACAAGCGATACAGCCCAGATGAGTTGGAGTATCAGGAGATCATCTTCTTCCTCATCATCCAGAGGAAACCTCTGTTCTACATCATCAATATCATTGTGCCCTGTGTCCTCTTTTCATCCCTTGGGTTGCTTGTCTACTTCCTCCCGGCCAAAG ctGGAGGACAGAAATGTACTATGACCATTGCAATCCTGCTCGGTCAGACTGTCTTCCTGTTCCTTATTGCCAAGAAAGTGCCAGAAACTTCCCAAGCTGTTCCTCTCATCGGAAA GTATCTGATGTTTGTGATGTCGGTGACCACAATAACTGTGATGAACTGTGTGGTGGTGTTGAACGTTTCTCTGCGAACTCCAAACACCCACCCCATGAGCAACAACATCAGAAAG GTCTTCTTGAACATCCTTCCTTGTCTGCTGAGGATGACGATGCAGCGCTGGACACCTGAGCAGGAGGAAggggattttaaaatgtttgcccTGGGCAACGGCACACCGCTTCGCCGCAGGAGACGAAGCTCTTTGGGATTAATAGCAAAGGCTGATGAATACATGTTCAGAACAGCACGTTCCGAGCTGATGTTCAGTCGACTGAAGGAGAGAAAGGGGCTGCTGAAGAACACTTTAGAGAAAATAC AAAATGGTTTGGGAGGGAACACAGCACAGGATCTAGAATCCAGTTTGGCTTCAGCTTCACCAGAAGTGCAGCAGTGTGTGTCCTCCTGTAAACACATTGCAGAAAGTGCCAAGCACCAAAATGACTTTCAAAGT GAAAATGAAGAATGGTTTCTGGTTGCCAGGGTGATTGACAGGATGTGCTTCATCGTCATGGCGCTACTGTTTATACTGGGCACCATCGGAATCTTCCTGATGGGACATTTTAACCAGGCCCCATCTCAGCCCTTCCCTGGAGACCCCAAAAGATACCTGCCTGAAATCTCATCTGGAGACATCACAGGCTGA
- the LOC109112670 gene encoding acetylcholine receptor subunit gamma-like isoform X2 → MDPSITLILRDLMVGYNKNIRPMENHGDITDVKIKMTLTNLISLNEKEETLSTCVWIEMKWHDYRLRWANRTGFEVYENITRMRLPSKAIWLPDIGLENNVDGRFEVALYTNALIDPDGSVVWLPPAIYQSSCAIKVNYFPFDWQNCSMVFRSETYNANEIKLMLSDEDNVTMEWIEIDPEAFTENGEWIIKHRPAKKVVNKRYSPDELEYQEIIFFLIIQRKPLFYIINIIVPCVLFSSLGLLVYFLPAKAGGQKCTMTIAILLGQTVFLFLIAKKVPETSQAVPLIGKYLMFVMSVTTITVMNCVVVLNVSLRTPNTHPMSNNIRKVFLNILPCLLRMTMQRWTPEQEEGDFKMFALGNGTPLRRRRRSSLGLIAKADEYMFRTARSELMFSRLKERKGLLKNTLEKIQNGLGGNTAQDLESSLASASPEVQQCVSSCKHIAESAKHQNDFQSENEEWFLVARVIDRMCFIVMALLFILGTIGIFLMGHFNQAPSQPFPGDPKRYLPEISSGDITG, encoded by the exons ATGGACCCTTCTATCACTCTCATTCTCAG AGATCTAATGGTGGGATACAACAAGAACATACGACCTATGGAGAACCATGGTGACATCACTGATGTGAAGATCAAGATGACCCTCACCAACCTCATTTCTCTG AATGAGAAAGAAGAGACCCTAAGCACTTGCGTTTGGATTGAAATG aaATGGCACGATTATCGACTCCGCTGGGCCAACAGGACAGGGTTTGAGGTCTATGAGAACATAACACGTATGCGTCTTCCCTCTAAAGCTATCTGGCTGCCCGACATTGGCCTGGAGAACAA TGTGGATGGGCGTTTTGAGGTGGCGCTCTACACTAACGCTCTGATAGATCCTGACGGTAGCGTGGTCTGGTTGCCCCCTGCTATCTACCAAAGCTCCTGTGCCATCAAAGTCAACTACTTCCCTTTTGACTGGCAGAACTGCAGCATGGTGTTCAG GTCGGAGACGTACAATGCCAATGAAATCAAACTGATGCTGTCAGATGAGGACAACGTTACTATGGAGTGGATTGAGATTGATCCAGAAGCTTTTACTG AAAATGGGGAATGGATTATAAAGCACCGCCCTGCTAAGAAGGTTGTGAACAAGCGATACAGCCCAGATGAGTTGGAGTATCAGGAGATCATCTTCTTCCTCATCATCCAGAGGAAACCTCTGTTCTACATCATCAATATCATTGTGCCCTGTGTCCTCTTTTCATCCCTTGGGTTGCTTGTCTACTTCCTCCCGGCCAAAG ctGGAGGACAGAAATGTACTATGACCATTGCAATCCTGCTCGGTCAGACTGTCTTCCTGTTCCTTATTGCCAAGAAAGTGCCAGAAACTTCCCAAGCTGTTCCTCTCATCGGAAA GTATCTGATGTTTGTGATGTCGGTGACCACAATAACTGTGATGAACTGTGTGGTGGTGTTGAACGTTTCTCTGCGAACTCCAAACACCCACCCCATGAGCAACAACATCAGAAAG GTCTTCTTGAACATCCTTCCTTGTCTGCTGAGGATGACGATGCAGCGCTGGACACCTGAGCAGGAGGAAggggattttaaaatgtttgcccTGGGCAACGGCACACCGCTTCGCCGCAGGAGACGAAGCTCTTTGGGATTAATAGCAAAGGCTGATGAATACATGTTCAGAACAGCACGTTCCGAGCTGATGTTCAGTCGACTGAAGGAGAGAAAGGGGCTGCTGAAGAACACTTTAGAGAAAATAC AAAATGGTTTGGGAGGGAACACAGCACAGGATCTAGAATCCAGTTTGGCTTCAGCTTCACCAGAAGTGCAGCAGTGTGTGTCCTCCTGTAAACACATTGCAGAAAGTGCCAAGCACCAAAATGACTTTCAAAGT GAAAATGAAGAATGGTTTCTGGTTGCCAGGGTGATTGACAGGATGTGCTTCATCGTCATGGCGCTACTGTTTATACTGGGCACCATCGGAATCTTCCTGATGGGACATTTTAACCAGGCCCCATCTCAGCCCTTCCCTGGAGACCCCAAAAGATACCTGCCTGAAATCTCATCTGGAGACATCACAGGCTGA
- the LOC109084219 gene encoding phospholipid scramblase family member 5-like isoform X1 has protein sequence MASPSVTTQPLPFGLEREKHIDMLFRAFHRQIRPTTDTQDLTPALQDTGRTRGEDGGPAWKETVNDSKRLGKLSALKTVTRLNIAARPELQGPQCVARRTYSISTETRDRLFVDVEESACMCMQCCGPARACSLQGFDKDAECVFLFERPLRAEMCWLGCCLMEIRAYTPERELIGTVHQRWSMFTPYFEICDSEGISAVRIQGSCCNTRCLSEQELQVVSSIGEIIGCIWKRWPGYNEECNMDHEYFGLDVPQGMNLNTKVLLLAAAFLLNHMFFEMS, from the exons ATG GCCTCCCCATCTGTGACCACTCAGCCTCTTCCTTTTGGTCTGGAAAGGGAGAAACATATTGACATGCTCTTCAGAGCTTTCCATAGGCAGATTAGACCTACTACAGACACGCAAGACCTCACTCCTGCGCTCCAGGATACAGGCAGGACAAGAGGAGAGGACGGAGGACCTGCATGGAAAGAGACAGTCAATGACAGTAAAAGACTGGGAAAACTGTCTGCTCTGAAAACAGTCACAAGACTTAATATTGCTGCCAGACCAGAACTGCAAg GTCCACAGTGTGTAGCCCGGAGAACATACAGCATCTCCACTGAAACCAGGGACCGGCTCTTTGTGGATGTCGAGG AGAGCGCATGCATGTGTATGCAATGCTGCGGTCCAGCTCGAGCCTGTTCACTACAAGGCTTTGATAAGGATGCAGAGTGTGTTTTCCTGTTTGAGAGGCCCCTGAGAGCTGAGATGTGCTGGCTCGGCTGCTGCCTGATGGAAATAAGGGCCTACACACCAGAGAGAGAGCTTATTGGGACAGTTCATCAAAG gtggAGCATGTTCACGCCGTATTTCGAGATCTGTGACTCCGAGGGCATCTCAGCTGTGAGGATCCAGGGCTCCTGTTGCAATACACGCTGCCTCTCTGAGCAGGAGCTGCAG GTGGTTTCCAGTATTGGTGAGATTATCGGGTGCATATGGAAAAGGTGGCCTGGATATAATGAGGAATGTAACATGGATCACGAGTATTTTGGACTGGAtg tacCTCAAGGAATGAATTTGAACACCAAAGTGCTGTTACTAGCTGCTGCCTTCCTGCTG AATCATATGTTTTTTGAGATGAGCTAA
- the LOC109084219 gene encoding phospholipid scramblase 2-like isoform X2 — protein MLFRAFHRQIRPTTDTQDLTPALQDTGRTRGEDGGPAWKETVNDSKRLGKLSALKTVTRLNIAARPELQGPQCVARRTYSISTETRDRLFVDVEESACMCMQCCGPARACSLQGFDKDAECVFLFERPLRAEMCWLGCCLMEIRAYTPERELIGTVHQRWSMFTPYFEICDSEGISAVRIQGSCCNTRCLSEQELQQVVSSIGEIIGCIWKRWPGYNEECNMDHEYFGLDVPQGMNLNTKVLLLAAAFLLNHMFFEMS, from the exons ATGCTCTTCAGAGCTTTCCATAGGCAGATTAGACCTACTACAGACACGCAAGACCTCACTCCTGCGCTCCAGGATACAGGCAGGACAAGAGGAGAGGACGGAGGACCTGCATGGAAAGAGACAGTCAATGACAGTAAAAGACTGGGAAAACTGTCTGCTCTGAAAACAGTCACAAGACTTAATATTGCTGCCAGACCAGAACTGCAAg GTCCACAGTGTGTAGCCCGGAGAACATACAGCATCTCCACTGAAACCAGGGACCGGCTCTTTGTGGATGTCGAGG AGAGCGCATGCATGTGTATGCAATGCTGCGGTCCAGCTCGAGCCTGTTCACTACAAGGCTTTGATAAGGATGCAGAGTGTGTTTTCCTGTTTGAGAGGCCCCTGAGAGCTGAGATGTGCTGGCTCGGCTGCTGCCTGATGGAAATAAGGGCCTACACACCAGAGAGAGAGCTTATTGGGACAGTTCATCAAAG gtggAGCATGTTCACGCCGTATTTCGAGATCTGTGACTCCGAGGGCATCTCAGCTGTGAGGATCCAGGGCTCCTGTTGCAATACACGCTGCCTCTCTGAGCAGGAGCTGCAG CAGGTGGTTTCCAGTATTGGTGAGATTATCGGGTGCATATGGAAAAGGTGGCCTGGATATAATGAGGAATGTAACATGGATCACGAGTATTTTGGACTGGAtg tacCTCAAGGAATGAATTTGAACACCAAAGTGCTGTTACTAGCTGCTGCCTTCCTGCTG AATCATATGTTTTTTGAGATGAGCTAA